Proteins co-encoded in one Candidatus Stoquefichus sp. SB1 genomic window:
- a CDS encoding SdpI family protein — translation MSLFIKLFSFFIPGIMIIFGLLMWFAPPQTINNVYGYRSKRSMANQDAWTYAQVCLGKTWLLVGIVLVLVTIFLLPRITIDEGSLLITILSIQVVFLFIPIGWVEFCLKRLDH, via the coding sequence ATGTCATTATTTATAAAGTTATTTTCATTTTTTATTCCTGGTATTATGATTATTTTTGGTTTGTTAATGTGGTTTGCTCCACCTCAAACAATAAACAATGTATATGGTTATCGCAGTAAAAGAAGTATGGCTAATCAAGATGCATGGACTTATGCACAAGTCTGCTTAGGAAAAACATGGTTACTTGTTGGTATTGTATTGGTTTTAGTTACAATCTTTTTACTTCCTCGTATCACAATTGATGAAGGCAGTTTGTTGATTACTATTTTAAGCATTCAAGTTGTATTTTTGTTTATTCCTATTGGTTGGGTAGAATTTTGCTTAAAAAGATTAGATCATTAA